From Eleftheria terrae, the proteins below share one genomic window:
- a CDS encoding chemotaxis protein CheA, with translation MDINQALPTFIAESRELLDDMEQQLLRPDARECGEALNAIFRAVHTIKGSAGLFGLDDIVAFTHVVEGVLDETRDGRRSMTDDLVSVLLQCADQTRALVDAVGDTNAAVHAHHQAACHELLQQLRSETNPTAHGDARALAASVGGLRNHWHISLRFKPDVLRHGLDPMPFIRYLGTLGCVEAVAPIADAMPESEELDPESCYLGFEIAFSSPNADKKLIESAFEFVLDDCELRIVPPHSQVQAYLDLIDQLPEKPARLGELLVQCGSITEHELQAALQAQARTVGDRAPLGEILVGQGSAPAHVVHAALSKQRQVKESRALETQTVRVDAAKLDQLIDQVGELIIAAATANMLSRRSASAEVQECNATLTTLIEGLRDSALKLRMVKIGATFSRFQRVVHDAARELGKDIALEISGEDTELDKTVVEKIGDPLTHLVRNAVDHGIDTPELRTARGKPPRGTVRLNAYHESGSIVIEVSDDGGGLNRERILAKGVERGLVELGKALSDAEVFALIFEPGFSTAEQVTNLSGRGVGMDVVKRNIAALRGSVDIESRPGQGTTIRVRLPLTLAIINGFQVAVGKSVFVLPLEMVDECIEHVTHTGHDFTDLRGEVLPFIRLRDQFGIEDEPTSRQNIVVVKHASQRFGIVVDTLLGEAQTVIKPLARMFSRVVGISGSSILGSGEVALILDVPALMNHTQRECNTA, from the coding sequence ATGGACATCAACCAGGCATTGCCCACCTTCATCGCGGAAAGCCGCGAGCTGCTAGATGACATGGAGCAGCAGTTACTCCGTCCCGACGCGCGCGAGTGCGGCGAGGCGCTCAACGCAATCTTCCGCGCAGTGCACACGATCAAGGGTTCGGCTGGATTGTTCGGTTTGGACGACATCGTGGCCTTCACGCATGTGGTCGAAGGCGTGCTCGACGAGACGCGCGACGGCAGGCGATCGATGACAGATGACCTGGTCTCGGTGTTGCTGCAGTGCGCCGACCAGACCCGGGCGCTGGTGGATGCGGTGGGCGATACCAATGCAGCCGTCCACGCGCATCACCAGGCGGCCTGCCACGAACTGCTGCAGCAGCTGAGAAGCGAGACGAATCCAACAGCACATGGGGACGCGCGTGCCCTGGCGGCCTCAGTTGGAGGGCTGCGTAATCACTGGCACATCTCCTTGCGCTTCAAGCCCGACGTGCTACGCCACGGGCTGGATCCGATGCCGTTCATCCGGTACCTCGGTACGCTGGGTTGCGTGGAAGCGGTTGCTCCGATCGCCGACGCGATGCCCGAAAGCGAAGAGCTCGATCCCGAAAGCTGCTACCTCGGCTTCGAGATCGCCTTCAGCAGCCCAAACGCCGACAAGAAGCTGATCGAGTCCGCCTTCGAGTTCGTGCTAGATGATTGCGAACTGCGTATCGTGCCGCCGCACAGCCAGGTACAGGCATACCTGGACCTCATTGACCAACTGCCCGAGAAGCCCGCACGGCTAGGCGAGCTGCTGGTGCAGTGCGGATCGATCACCGAGCATGAGCTACAGGCAGCCTTGCAGGCGCAGGCTCGAACGGTCGGCGATCGCGCGCCACTAGGCGAAATCCTGGTAGGACAGGGCTCGGCGCCGGCGCATGTGGTACACGCGGCACTGTCCAAGCAGCGACAGGTCAAGGAGTCCAGGGCACTGGAGACGCAGACGGTGCGTGTTGATGCTGCAAAGCTTGACCAGCTGATCGACCAAGTCGGCGAGCTGATCATCGCTGCAGCCACTGCCAACATGCTGTCGCGCCGAAGCGCGAGCGCCGAGGTTCAGGAATGCAACGCGACGCTCACCACGCTGATTGAGGGACTGCGGGACAGCGCGCTGAAGCTTCGCATGGTCAAGATCGGTGCCACCTTCAGTCGCTTCCAGCGCGTAGTGCATGACGCGGCGCGTGAGCTAGGGAAGGACATCGCTCTGGAGATCAGCGGCGAAGACACGGAACTCGACAAGACAGTGGTCGAGAAGATTGGTGATCCGTTGACTCACCTAGTGCGCAATGCGGTGGACCATGGCATCGACACACCGGAGCTGCGAACAGCACGTGGTAAGCCACCGCGCGGCACAGTGCGGCTGAACGCGTACCACGAATCCGGCTCGATCGTGATCGAAGTGTCGGACGATGGGGGCGGGCTCAACCGCGAGCGCATCCTCGCCAAGGGTGTGGAGCGCGGCCTGGTGGAACTGGGAAAGGCACTGAGCGATGCCGAGGTGTTTGCGCTGATCTTCGAGCCGGGATTCTCGACGGCCGAGCAGGTCACCAACTTGTCCGGCCGCGGCGTCGGCATGGACGTGGTCAAGCGCAACATTGCGGCGCTTCGCGGCAGTGTGGATATTGAGAGCCGCCCTGGCCAGGGCACCACGATCCGCGTGCGCCTGCCACTGACTCTAGCCATCATCAACGGCTTCCAGGTGGCGGTGGGCAAATCGGTGTTCGTGCTCCCGTTGGAAATGGTGGACGAGTGCATCGAGCACGTGACTCACACCGGGCACGATTTCACCGACCTGCGCGGCGAGGTGCTGCCATTCATCCGTCTCCGCGATCAGTTCGGCATAGAGGATGAGCCGACGTCGAGGCAGAACATCGTCGTTGTCAAGCACGCCTCCCAGCGATTCGGCATCGTGGTCGACACGCTGCTGGGTGAAGCGCAGACCGTGATCAAACCCCTGGCGCGCATGTTCTCCCGTGTGGTGGGCATCAGCGGCTCGAGCATCCTGGGGAGCGGAGAGGTCGCCTTGATTCTCGACGTGCCGGCGTTGATGAACCACACACAACGCGAGTGCAACACGGCCTGA
- a CDS encoding STAS domain-containing protein, translating to MNADSSPVSALASTSTTPAALRVEGELTIYRAAALKQHLLGWSHEAPVVELDLAEVTEIDTAGIQLLLALKRKVVAMERELRLVAHSQVVREALRTVGMAAMFGIGVSEAV from the coding sequence ATGAATGCTGATTCGAGTCCTGTTTCCGCGCTGGCTTCGACGTCCACCACGCCAGCAGCCTTGCGAGTGGAGGGCGAACTCACGATCTACCGCGCTGCCGCACTCAAGCAGCACCTGCTGGGCTGGTCGCATGAAGCACCGGTGGTGGAGTTGGACCTTGCGGAAGTGACCGAGATTGATACCGCCGGCATCCAGCTGCTGCTGGCGCTAAAGCGCAAGGTTGTCGCGATGGAGCGCGAGCTGCGCCTTGTTGCACACAGCCAGGTCGTTCGCGAGGCGCTGCGTACGGTCGGCATGGCGGCCATGTTCGGCATCGGCGTCTCGGAGGCGGTGTGA
- a CDS encoding response regulator, which translates to MSKTIMIVDDSASLRQVVSIALKGAGYDVLEGSDGRAALSKLSGQRIHLIVSDVNMPNMDGISFLKAMRQLPAYKFTPVVMLTTESAEDKKQQGRDAGAKAWVTKPFRPEHLLAVVQKLVAA; encoded by the coding sequence TTGTCCAAGACCATCATGATCGTCGACGACTCCGCTTCGCTGCGGCAGGTCGTCAGCATCGCGCTCAAGGGCGCCGGATATGACGTACTCGAAGGCAGCGACGGCCGGGCGGCGCTATCCAAACTCAGCGGCCAGCGCATACACCTCATCGTCAGCGACGTGAACATGCCCAATATGGATGGCATCAGCTTCCTGAAGGCAATGCGCCAGCTGCCGGCCTACAAGTTCACGCCTGTGGTGATGCTCACGACCGAATCGGCGGAAGACAAGAAGCAACAAGGCCGTGACGCTGGCGCCAAGGCCTGGGTGACCAAGCCGTTCCGACCGGAGCACTTGCTGGCGGTGGTGCAGAAGCTGGTGGCCGCGTAA
- a CDS encoding methyl-accepting chemotaxis protein has protein sequence MTFVPTKQRTAAYTPAALGIVAAASLLGSGAEGVLFGLLGVALMAVGGLAPRAPLKFIAAAQLSQRSHAESLSRFAAQLGPVWTAQVDSARTQTESAIDRLSQRFGGIVGRLGHALDAQAVSAAGGPQLVGIFHEADSSLGEVVSSLQVITEGKAELVKEVHALEHFIGELGKMATDVALIAQQTNLLATNAAIAAARAGEHGRAFAVLAQEVRKLSAESGHTGCRIAAQVESVTTAIVRARQKAESTAQRDGERIDMSRDAIASVLDRLQTAVNAVLQSRDQLQHESAAIRAEVGEALVQLQFQDRVSQILSHVAASIDQLPHEMNTHTRRCHAARALLPLDASSLLAALHSSYAMADERALHDGSSAAKPVEEVTFF, from the coding sequence ATGACCTTCGTTCCAACAAAACAGCGAACAGCGGCGTATACACCAGCTGCCTTGGGTATCGTCGCTGCAGCCAGCCTTCTGGGCAGTGGGGCCGAGGGTGTGCTGTTCGGCCTGCTGGGCGTGGCGCTGATGGCGGTTGGTGGGCTGGCACCCCGCGCACCGCTGAAGTTCATTGCCGCAGCACAGCTGTCACAGCGCTCGCATGCCGAGTCCTTGAGCCGCTTCGCCGCGCAGTTGGGGCCCGTGTGGACAGCCCAAGTCGACAGTGCGCGCACGCAGACTGAATCCGCGATCGACCGCTTGAGCCAGCGCTTTGGCGGCATTGTCGGACGGCTGGGGCATGCGCTGGACGCGCAAGCGGTCAGTGCCGCGGGCGGCCCGCAACTGGTGGGCATCTTCCACGAGGCCGACAGCTCGCTAGGGGAGGTCGTCTCGTCCTTGCAGGTCATCACCGAGGGCAAGGCCGAGCTGGTCAAGGAAGTGCACGCGCTGGAGCATTTCATTGGCGAACTGGGCAAGATGGCGACCGACGTGGCACTGATCGCCCAGCAGACCAACCTGCTGGCCACCAACGCCGCAATCGCTGCTGCCCGGGCCGGCGAACACGGTCGTGCCTTCGCAGTGCTGGCGCAGGAGGTGCGCAAGCTGTCGGCCGAATCGGGCCACACCGGTTGCCGTATCGCGGCGCAGGTCGAAAGCGTGACTACTGCGATCGTCCGTGCCCGCCAAAAGGCCGAATCGACCGCGCAGCGGGACGGCGAGCGCATTGACATGTCTCGCGACGCCATCGCCTCGGTGCTTGACCGACTCCAAACGGCGGTCAATGCGGTGTTGCAGTCGCGCGACCAGCTACAACACGAGAGTGCGGCCATCCGGGCCGAGGTGGGCGAGGCGCTCGTGCAACTGCAGTTCCAGGACCGCGTGAGCCAAATTTTGTCGCATGTGGCGGCGAGCATCGACCAGCTGCCGCACGAGATGAACACCCATACCCGACGCTGCCATGCGGCGCGAGCGTTGCTTCCGCTCGATGCCTCATCGCTGCTGGCCGCCTTGCATAGCAGCTACGCGATGGCCGACGAACGCGCACTGCACGACGGCAGCTCCGCAGCGAAACCGGTCGAAGAAGTGACCTTCTTCTAA